In Spinacia oleracea cultivar Varoflay chromosome 5, BTI_SOV_V1, whole genome shotgun sequence, a single window of DNA contains:
- the LOC110797034 gene encoding uncharacterized protein isoform X2, producing the protein MAQYLYKVVTGDTSNSHYWLNWRVLLCVIWVLVSMIFAAFLISKHEGPRKSSKTRLDAEISEEKPGILYADEVWMPCLKGVHPGWLLAFRVCAFFVLLILLIVNAIVDGGSIFYYYTQWTFTLVTIYFGLGSVLSMYGCYDYHQKISGDRVHSEGIDAERGGYFASINDGAPNAIKTSFSPQQVLDRQRATAGFWGYVLQIIFQMNAGAVMLTDCVFWFIIVPFLATKNYDLNFFIINMHTINLVFLLGDTALNSLRFPWFRIAYFILWTSFYVVFQWVLHACISIWWPYPFLDLSSSFSPLWYSSVAVMHLPCYGIFYYIMKLKHNLLSRYFPLSYQISK; encoded by the exons ATGGCTCAATATCTTTACAAAG TTGTGACAGGTGATACATCAAATTCACACTACTGGCTAAATTGGAGGGTGTTGCTCTGTGTAATCTGGGTATTAGTCTCCATGATTTTTGCCGCATTTCTAATATCAAAACACGAAGGCCCgagaaaatcttcaaaaacaagattGGATGCTGAAATTTCAGAAGAAAAACcaggaattttgtatgcagaTGAAGTTTGGATGCCTTGTCTTAAAGGAGTTCATCCTGGTTGGCTATTAGCTTTTCGAGTTTGCGCCTTTTTTGTGCTATTGATTCTCCTCATTGTCAATGCTATTGTTGATGGTGGCTCCATTTTCTACTATTACACTca GTGGACATTTACTCTTGTTACAATATACTTTGGG TTAGGATCGGTGTTATCCATGTATGGGTGTTATgattaccaccaaaaaataagTGGTGATAGAGTTCATAGTGAAGGAATAGATGCAGAAAGAGGTGGTTATTTTGCATCAATCAATGATGGAGCTCCAAATGCAATCAAAACCAGTTTTAGCCCTCAACAAGTTCTTGACCGGCAACGGGCTACTGCCGGTTTCTGGGGTTATGTTTTACAGATTATTTTTCAG ATGAATGCAGGAGCTGTGATGCTTACAGATTGTGTATTTTGGTTCATCATTGTTCCGTTTCTAGCTACCAAAAACTACGATCTCAATTTC TTCATTATCAACATGCACACAATCAACCTTGTATTCCTGCTTGGTGATACCGCGCTGAATAGCTTG AGATTTCCATGGTTCCGGATAGCGTATTTCATCCTTTGGACATCGTTCTACGTCGTTTTCCAATGGGTCCTTCATGCTTGTATTTCAATTTG GTGGCCATATCCGTTTTTGGACTTGTCTTCTTCATTCTCCCCTTTATG GTATTCTTCGGTTGCAGTAATGCATCTCCCATGTTACGGCATCTTCTACTATATAATGAAACTCAAACATAATCTCTTATCAAGATATTTCCCTTTGTCGTACCAAATCTCCAAATGA
- the LOC110797034 gene encoding uncharacterized protein isoform X1 translates to MWQYSLLVALHGFTISVIPVVTGDTSNSHYWLNWRVLLCVIWVLVSMIFAAFLISKHEGPRKSSKTRLDAEISEEKPGILYADEVWMPCLKGVHPGWLLAFRVCAFFVLLILLIVNAIVDGGSIFYYYTQWTFTLVTIYFGLGSVLSMYGCYDYHQKISGDRVHSEGIDAERGGYFASINDGAPNAIKTSFSPQQVLDRQRATAGFWGYVLQIIFQMNAGAVMLTDCVFWFIIVPFLATKNYDLNFFIINMHTINLVFLLGDTALNSLRFPWFRIAYFILWTSFYVVFQWVLHACISIWWPYPFLDLSSSFSPLWYSSVAVMHLPCYGIFYYIMKLKHNLLSRYFPLSYQISK, encoded by the exons ATGTGGCAGTATTCGTTATTAGTAGCATTGCATGGGTTCACAATCTCTGTTATTCCAG TTGTGACAGGTGATACATCAAATTCACACTACTGGCTAAATTGGAGGGTGTTGCTCTGTGTAATCTGGGTATTAGTCTCCATGATTTTTGCCGCATTTCTAATATCAAAACACGAAGGCCCgagaaaatcttcaaaaacaagattGGATGCTGAAATTTCAGAAGAAAAACcaggaattttgtatgcagaTGAAGTTTGGATGCCTTGTCTTAAAGGAGTTCATCCTGGTTGGCTATTAGCTTTTCGAGTTTGCGCCTTTTTTGTGCTATTGATTCTCCTCATTGTCAATGCTATTGTTGATGGTGGCTCCATTTTCTACTATTACACTca GTGGACATTTACTCTTGTTACAATATACTTTGGG TTAGGATCGGTGTTATCCATGTATGGGTGTTATgattaccaccaaaaaataagTGGTGATAGAGTTCATAGTGAAGGAATAGATGCAGAAAGAGGTGGTTATTTTGCATCAATCAATGATGGAGCTCCAAATGCAATCAAAACCAGTTTTAGCCCTCAACAAGTTCTTGACCGGCAACGGGCTACTGCCGGTTTCTGGGGTTATGTTTTACAGATTATTTTTCAG ATGAATGCAGGAGCTGTGATGCTTACAGATTGTGTATTTTGGTTCATCATTGTTCCGTTTCTAGCTACCAAAAACTACGATCTCAATTTC TTCATTATCAACATGCACACAATCAACCTTGTATTCCTGCTTGGTGATACCGCGCTGAATAGCTTG AGATTTCCATGGTTCCGGATAGCGTATTTCATCCTTTGGACATCGTTCTACGTCGTTTTCCAATGGGTCCTTCATGCTTGTATTTCAATTTG GTGGCCATATCCGTTTTTGGACTTGTCTTCTTCATTCTCCCCTTTATG GTATTCTTCGGTTGCAGTAATGCATCTCCCATGTTACGGCATCTTCTACTATATAATGAAACTCAAACATAATCTCTTATCAAGATATTTCCCTTTGTCGTACCAAATCTCCAAATGA
- the LOC110797033 gene encoding uncharacterized protein encodes MTADIVNPKAYPLADAQLTITIMDLVQQAANYKQLKKGANEATKTLNRGIAEFVVMAADTEPLEILLHLPLLAEDKNVPYVFVPAKSALGRACGVTRPVIACSVTSNEGSQLKSQIQQLKDAIEKLLI; translated from the exons ATg ACAGCAGACATTGTTAACCCTAAAGCGTACCCGTTGGCTGATGCTCAGTTGACAATAACAATCATGGACCTTGTTCAGCAAGCTGCTAATTACAAGCAACTTAAAAAGGGTGCTAATGAAG CGACAAAAACTTTGAACAGGGGTATTGCTGAGTTTGTAGTCATGGCTGCTGATACTGAGCCGTTGGAGATTCTTCTCCATCTTCCTTTGTTGGCTGAAGATAAG AATGTTCCCTATGTGTTCGTCCCCGCAAAATCAGCTCTTGGCCGTGCATGTGGTGTAACAAGACCAGTAATCGCTTGTTCAGTGACTTCCAACGAGGGAAGCCAATTGAAATCACAAATCCAACAACTCAAG GATGCAATCGAGAAGCTATTGATTTGA